Proteins co-encoded in one Acinetobacter lwoffii genomic window:
- the glmS gene encoding glutamine--fructose-6-phosphate transaminase (isomerizing) — translation MCGIVGGIAERSITNILIEGLKRLEYRGYDSAGLALINNSQVLRERRVGKVANLEQAVNESQISGSLGIAHTRWATHGKPTEENAHPHISENVAVVHNGIIENYQELKDDLEALGYVFTSQTDTEVVAHLINDALKSTPSLLEAVRQVVPQLKGAYALGIVHTDHPDELITVREGSPLVIGVGIGENFISSDQLALLPITNRFIYLEEGDIARLTRTTIEVFVDGQLVDRPVKELDAAVSNASKGEYKHYMLKEIYEQPEAIKQTISQALNGNDLREDFLASAEQDFSKIQQIQIIACGTSYHAGMIAKYWFEQLIDLPCQVEIASEFRYRTPVIVNNTLYVCISQSGETADTLAALRDTQKRAAAKGLDITTMTICNVATSSMVRETQHSLLTLAGPEIGVASTKAFTTQLAALMLLVLKIGSVKNSISTEQMTKISTELWHLPKVILDTLRHDNEILRLSELFVEKQHCLFLGRGTHFPIALEGALKLKEISYIHAEGYAAGELKHGPLALVDNDMPVVILAPQDDMLDKLKSNMEEVQARGGELFVFADEHSGIKAKERKHVVHIPAVNAVLAPIVYSIPVQLLSYHVAVLRGTDVDQPRNLAKSVTVE, via the coding sequence ATGTGTGGTATCGTTGGTGGCATTGCAGAACGTAGCATTACCAATATTTTGATCGAAGGCTTAAAACGCCTGGAATACCGGGGTTATGATTCAGCAGGTTTGGCACTGATTAATAATAGCCAGGTCCTGCGTGAACGCCGTGTCGGTAAGGTCGCAAACCTTGAACAGGCGGTGAATGAATCCCAGATTAGCGGTTCACTCGGCATTGCGCATACACGCTGGGCCACCCATGGCAAACCGACTGAAGAAAATGCCCATCCGCATATTTCTGAAAATGTGGCAGTGGTGCATAACGGAATTATCGAAAACTATCAGGAACTCAAAGATGATCTTGAAGCTTTGGGCTATGTGTTTACCTCACAGACTGATACTGAAGTGGTGGCCCATCTGATCAATGATGCACTGAAATCTACCCCGAGCCTGTTAGAAGCTGTACGCCAAGTGGTTCCGCAATTGAAAGGTGCCTATGCACTGGGCATCGTACATACTGACCACCCGGATGAACTGATTACCGTGCGTGAAGGTTCTCCACTGGTGATTGGTGTCGGGATTGGTGAAAACTTCATTAGTTCAGATCAATTAGCCTTACTTCCAATTACTAACCGTTTTATCTACCTGGAAGAAGGTGATATTGCCCGTTTGACCCGCACCACCATTGAAGTCTTTGTCGATGGTCAGCTGGTAGATCGTCCGGTCAAGGAACTGGATGCTGCGGTCAGCAATGCGTCTAAAGGTGAATACAAGCACTATATGCTCAAAGAAATTTATGAGCAGCCTGAAGCGATTAAACAGACCATTTCCCAAGCTTTAAATGGCAATGACCTGCGTGAAGATTTTCTTGCTAGTGCGGAACAAGACTTTTCAAAAATTCAGCAAATCCAGATTATTGCCTGTGGTACCAGCTATCATGCCGGCATGATCGCCAAATATTGGTTTGAACAGCTGATTGACCTGCCTTGCCAAGTCGAAATTGCCAGCGAGTTCCGTTATCGCACGCCGGTGATTGTGAACAATACGCTGTATGTGTGTATTTCCCAATCTGGTGAAACGGCCGACACCTTGGCTGCATTACGTGATACGCAAAAACGTGCAGCAGCCAAAGGCCTGGACATTACCACGATGACCATCTGTAACGTGGCGACCTCTTCGATGGTGCGTGAAACTCAGCATAGTCTGTTGACGCTGGCAGGTCCTGAAATTGGTGTAGCTTCAACCAAAGCCTTTACCACCCAGCTTGCTGCTTTAATGCTGTTGGTATTAAAAATTGGTTCGGTCAAAAATAGCATTTCTACAGAACAGATGACGAAGATCAGCACAGAACTCTGGCATTTGCCTAAAGTGATTCTGGACACTTTACGTCATGATAATGAAATTTTACGTCTTTCAGAACTGTTTGTTGAAAAGCAGCACTGCCTGTTCCTGGGTCGTGGTACGCACTTCCCGATCGCTCTGGAAGGTGCACTCAAACTGAAAGAAATTTCATATATTCATGCTGAAGGTTATGCTGCAGGCGAACTGAAACACGGGCCATTGGCACTGGTTGACAATGACATGCCGGTGGTGATTCTGGCGCCACAGGATGACATGCTGGACAAACTGAAATCCAATATGGAAGAAGTTCAGGCACGTGGTGGTGAACTATTTGTTTTTGCTGATGAGCACAGTGGCATTAAAGCCAAAGAGCGCAAGCACGTGGTCCATATTCCGGCAGTCAATGCAGTGCTAGCACCGATTGTGTATAGCATCCCGGTGCAGTTACTCTCTTATCATGTAGCAGTGCTACGTGGTACGGATGTGGATCAGCCACGTAACCTGGCAAAATCGGTTACTGTAGAATAA